CTAGGTTATTTTTAGAATCACAACAAAAAAATTTCAAAGTAGGATTATTTTTTGCCAAACAAAAAACAGAACAAGAAAAACAAAATCGTCAAGCAGCATTTTTACACGACTTAAATGAAAAGGCAAAAGCACAATTAGATTGGCATTTGAAAGATTTAATTGTAAAATATGGAAAACAACACGATTTATATGATGAAGCATTTTTTAAAGAAGTGTATGATGTAAATTTAGAAGTCCCAGAATCATTAATTCATGAAAAAGTCCGGGCGCAAGAAGAAGTGAGCGGGGATTATGTGTTACATTATACGAAAGAAACCGCAGAATTAGTAAAACGTTTATATCGTAAAAAAACAGAAGAACAATTTGAATATTTAGTGGAACTATTTCAACAAAATCACGCAGAACAAGTAGAAAAAATGCAAGAAAAACTAGCACCATTAGAAGAAAGTAGAGCAGTTATTGAAGCTTTATTACATTTAGATGAAGAAAGAAATCAAGTTTATGCTCAATACCAAGAAGTATTGTCGAAACAAGATTTTCCACAAGACATACTAAAAGCAGCCTTAAATAGATTTCGTTTTAAAGAAGAGTCTATTACGATTGAACATAGTGAGTATAAAGAAGAAGAAGCTACGATTGATGTGCAGTTAATTCACAAGCCACAAGAAAAAGTACAAGTAGAAGAAGCGACAGACATAGAAGTACCACTTCATGCAAAAGAACAACTAATCGAAACGAGCCATCAGTTAGAACTTGCAGCAGACACAATCCAATCTATTATTGGATTTGAAACACAGGCAAGAGAAATGCGTGAGCGAAGCAAACGGTTAAAAAACAATCGTTTTACAGTTGCTTTATTTGGGGCGTTTAGTGCAGGGAAATCCTCCTTTGCGAATGCTTTAATGGGAGAACATATTTTACCGGTATCACCAAATCCGACAACGGCCACTATTAATAAAATTTTACCTGTGGATGAACAAAATCCTCATGGTACCGTTCGTGTGAAGTTAAAAAGTGTTACACAGATGGAAGAAGATTTACGCCATTCCTTAAAAATATTTGATTTAACTGCAAACACGATAAAAGAAGCTATTCAAACGACTCAAACAATGAAATTTGATGTGGTGGAACCAAAAGCAAAACCACATTTGTCCTTTTTACAAGCAGTTGTGCGTGGGTATGAGGCGGTAGAACAACAATTAGGAGAAGAAGTCATCGTTGACCTTCTTGCCTTTCAAGATTACGTAGCAAAAGAAGAAAAGGCATGTTTTGTGGAATGGATTGAATTGTATTATGATTGCCCGTTAACAGCTCAAGGAATTATGTTAGTAGATACACCAGGAGCCGATTCCATTAATGCTCGTCATACAGGTGTTGCATTTGAATATATTAAAAATGCAGATGCTGTATTATTTGTAACATACTACAATCATGCATTTAGTAATGCTGACCGAGAGTTTTTAATCCAACTTGGTCGTGTGAAAGATACGTTTGCTCTAGATAAAATGTTCTTTCTCGTTAATGCGAAAGACTTAGCAAGTAGCGATGAAGAACTCGAAGGGGTACTGACACATGTCTCGGATAATTTAGTTTCGTGTGGAATTAGAAACCCGCGCATGTATCCAGTATCGAGTCAATTAGCACTTTTAAGCAAAGTACATCATCACAATCAATTAAACGAGGCACAAGAGCACCTATATCGTAAACATACAGCATCGAAAGAAATGTTAATGCCAGCTGAACAAGCATTCCAACAATCTGGGATGAATATTTTTGAAAAAGATTTCATTACGTTTACGATTACAGAATTGACGGAAATGGCCATTAATGCAGCGAAGGCTGATATAGAACGAGCGAAAGGAACGTTAGATGATTTCATTCAACATGCAACTGCTGATCAATCTGTCCGTTTGAAGAAAAAGGAAGAAACAGAGCAGTTACAAAAAAGTGTGCTGCATATTTTAAAAGAACTGGATGAGGAAACGAATATTCGAAGTATGGAACAAGAAATTACCGAATTAATATATTATGTTAAACAACGTTTGTTCTTACGTTATCCAGATTTTTTCAATGCGGCGTTTAATCCAGCTTCTCTTGTAGAAGATGGACGTGATATGAAAAAAGCGTTACAAAAATCTTTAGATGAATTTATGCAAATGACATCTTTTGATTTAGCACAAGAATTACGTGCAACGGCATTACGTTCGGAAAACTATATGAAAACATCATTAGCTACTGTACATGAAAAACTTCAAAAGCAAGTCAGAGAAAAGACGGGTGAATGGACATTTTTACCTTATGAACCAATGAGCTATGCAACACCACAGATTGAAGATACGTTTGCTTTAGAAAATGAAGGGAAATTTCAAAAAGTACTTTCTTTCTTTAAAAACGGAAAACACTTTTTTGAAGGAGAAGGAAAAACAAAGATGCGCGATCATCTTCAAGACCAACTAGATGAGCCAGTATCTCTTTATTTAGAAAAGGAAAACCAGAAATTAAAACAATATTATTCCGATTTATTCAAAGAGGCAATAGCACTCATGGAACAGAACTTAATACAAGAAGCAAATGAATATTTTGCGGGAAAACTAGCGGTTCTTTCGATGAATGTCAATGTAAGTCAACTAAAAGAAGCACGCCAGCAATTAGGACAAATCATGTAAAAAAGCTAAACCACTTCAAGTGGTTTAGCTTTTTTTAGAAGAATAGGTTATTGTAGCAAAAAAAAGTGATTAACGTATTCTTCTTGTTTGATGAAAAGGTTGTTTGGTGAATTTATCATGTTGGTATAAATTTAATAAGTGATCAAGTTCTTGACTGCATTGTACTGTTTCGATTGCACTTAGTCCAATATCTTGTGCAAGATGAATCATTTCTTCTCTTTTTCTTTCAATGGCATTCACTATACTATTCATGGTACCCCTATACTCACTCCTAAAACAGTTCTCTTTATTCCTGTTTGTTGTGTAGCAATCCCATGATGAAAAAACAGGTATTTCACTTCTATTTGTGGAGAATACTCTCTACTAAAAGTGTTTATATATAACGCACGTCCATTATTATGACCAATTTTTATAAAAAAAGAAAGTCTTTCTACAAAAGAAGTGAAAACAATACAAAAAAATCCTCATAATCGACTTTTTTCGGTTAAGAATTTTCTTGTTGATGTGTTTTAAAAAACAGTTTAAAAAATAAATAAAAGGCTGGAACCATGATGATCAATCCAATAATGGTAGTGTATAGGAGTGCCGTATACATAGGGGAATTAGTCATTCCTATATCGATTGGTAAAATAGGATAAATAATGTATGGGAAATGTGCTCTACCATAAACAAAAGCAGCAAGAATTAATTGAATCCCAAATAAAATAGGGATGAGTGGTGTTTTTAATAAACTTTGATGCATTTCTTGTCTTTTGTAAAATAAAAGCGCATAGCCTATGATAAAAAACAAGCTAGATGCAAGTAACCAAGGCATTTGTACCCGCATTTTTTCATACAACCAAGG
The genomic region above belongs to Massilibacterium senegalense and contains:
- a CDS encoding dynamin family protein is translated as MGDQAIVAKNQFTKDELFQRITYVYEKVNQSGDEAVAHKLYQLLEKLRDNEFVIGFCGHFSAGKSSMINELTGVHLLPSSPIPTSANVVKVKTGRAYARVYFKHQDPIEFPYPYNIKEIKAFCVDGDEVDAVEISHPSEELPKGISVMDTPGIDSTDDAHRVATESTLHLADVILYVMDYNHVQSELNFNFTKMVKEHGKKVYLVINQIDKHNEYELSFASFQKGVVDSFRNWNVEPDGIFYTTLREKEHVHNDLDRLKAQIHTWMEKKDSFMLESVQHAALALLEEHEQWLKKNQEAERIQLESKIGSLTEEEKQARIEEWKQLNDAKNTLRTEEESFTDSFKEQMQKILNNAILMPFETRDYARLFLESQQKNFKVGLFFAKQKTEQEKQNRQAAFLHDLNEKAKAQLDWHLKDLIVKYGKQHDLYDEAFFKEVYDVNLEVPESLIHEKVRAQEEVSGDYVLHYTKETAELVKRLYRKKTEEQFEYLVELFQQNHAEQVEKMQEKLAPLEESRAVIEALLHLDEERNQVYAQYQEVLSKQDFPQDILKAALNRFRFKEESITIEHSEYKEEEATIDVQLIHKPQEKVQVEEATDIEVPLHAKEQLIETSHQLELAADTIQSIIGFETQAREMRERSKRLKNNRFTVALFGAFSAGKSSFANALMGEHILPVSPNPTTATINKILPVDEQNPHGTVRVKLKSVTQMEEDLRHSLKIFDLTANTIKEAIQTTQTMKFDVVEPKAKPHLSFLQAVVRGYEAVEQQLGEEVIVDLLAFQDYVAKEEKACFVEWIELYYDCPLTAQGIMLVDTPGADSINARHTGVAFEYIKNADAVLFVTYYNHAFSNADREFLIQLGRVKDTFALDKMFFLVNAKDLASSDEELEGVLTHVSDNLVSCGIRNPRMYPVSSQLALLSKVHHHNQLNEAQEHLYRKHTASKEMLMPAEQAFQQSGMNIFEKDFITFTITELTEMAINAAKADIERAKGTLDDFIQHATADQSVRLKKKEETEQLQKSVLHILKELDEETNIRSMEQEITELIYYVKQRLFLRYPDFFNAAFNPASLVEDGRDMKKALQKSLDEFMQMTSFDLAQELRATALRSENYMKTSLATVHEKLQKQVREKTGEWTFLPYEPMSYATPQIEDTFALENEGKFQKVLSFFKNGKHFFEGEGKTKMRDHLQDQLDEPVSLYLEKENQKLKQYYSDLFKEAIALMEQNLIQEANEYFAGKLAVLSMNVNVSQLKEARQQLGQIM
- a CDS encoding aspartyl-phosphate phosphatase Spo0E family protein, producing MNSIVNAIERKREEMIHLAQDIGLSAIETVQCSQELDHLLNLYQHDKFTKQPFHQTRRIR